AACGCCCAGATAAATGGCGAGATAAATAGAAAGGTTAGTGCGAAAAATGCAGATAATGTCACATAAGTTTTAGGTACCCGCTGAAAAATCTGTGGAGCAATTTGTCGTGACATGATTGACACGATGCCGATAATAACAACAGAATTTAAAACAACAGTTTGCGCGTAAGATTGAAGAATTAAATTCCAATGCGTCGTCTTCGCGATTGTTGCGGTACTGCTGCTGTAACGGTTCAACCGGCTTCTCCATGATTCAGGCAAACGTTTGTCAAACCAATCATAAAAAGGCTCGGAAGCCTTCATCATGTATGGTGTTGTGAATGTGGTAATCACCGAAACACCAACCGCGATTGGATATAAAAATTCGCTTGTAACTTTTAGCGATAATCCCAGATTGGCAATAATGAAAGAAAATTCCCCGATTTGAGATAAACTCATTCCCGCCTGAATAGATTTTTTTAAAGGCTGACCGGAAATGACAGCGCCCATGGTAACATAAGTAGTTTTTCCTAAAATCACCACGAAAACCAAAATGGCAGTAGGTACGGCATATTCAACCAAAAGTTTAGGATTGATCAGCATTCCCACAGATATAAAGAAAATCGCCCCGAAAAGATCTTTTACCGGTTTCAGAAGATGTTCAATTTTTTCTGCGTGTGTAGTTTCAGCCAATATTGAGCCCATAATAAAAGCGCCCAAAGCAGCTGAAAACCCCGCTTTGGTTACCAGAAAAACCATCCCGAAACAAAGCGCGATGGAAGTGATCAAAACACTTTCATCATTCATTAAATTTCGAAAACGGCGGAGCAGCGTGGGAAAGATAAAGATCCCACCTAAAAACCATAAAATCAGGAAGAAGAAAAGTTTAGCTATGGATTCCAGCATTTCCATTCCCGCAAATTGCTGACTGATGGAAAGTGTTGAAAGTAATACCATCAACAAAACAGCTGTCAGATCTTCAATAACCAGTATCCCAAATACGACGCTTGTAAATTGCTGTGTTTTTAAACCTAGTTCTTCAAAAGCACGGAAGATGATTGTTGTTGAAGATATGGCTATAATACCTCCTAGAAATAAACTGTCAATTTTAGTCCATCCTAAAAGCTGTCCGGTTACAAATCCGGTGACAAGCATTAGCGTAACTTCAAAAAGTCCAGTGATGGCAGCAGTACTTCCAACCTTGACAAGTTTTTTGAAACTGAATTCTAATCCAAGATTGAAAAGAAGAAAAATAACTCCGATCTCTGCCCAGATTTCGATGGTTTTAATATCAGTGATAGTAGGGAAAATACTAAAATTGGGGCCAACGATCAGGCCTGCAAGAATATATCCTAAAACAATGGGCTGCTTTAATTTTTTGAAAATGATGGTAATGATACCAGCCATTGTCAGGATTAACGAAAGGTCTACAATTAGCTGTGGAACATGGGTCATTGGGTACTAATATTTCGCGGAAAATATAATAATACCAATAAAATACAAAAAGCCTTTGATGATTCAAAGGCTTTTTGGCAATACTTGAAAAAATGAAATGCAATCCGCTTATCCTACACTACCTTCCAAACTGATTTCCAGAAGCTTCTGCGCTTCAACAGCAAATTCCATGGGAAGTTGATTTAAAACTTCTTTTGCGTATCCATTTACAATCAGAGCAACCGCTTGTTCCGTAGGAATTCCGCGTTGGTTGCAATAAAATAATATATCTTCTCCAATTTTTGAAGTAGTTGCTTCATGCTCCACCGTTGCTGACGGATTGCTAACTTCTATGTAAGGGAAAGTATGCGCACCGCATTTATCACCCAACAGCAACGAATCGCATTGAGAGAAGTTACGTGCCTTATCTGCCTTTTTGAATACCTGAACTAATCCACGGTATGAATTCTGGCTTTTTCCAGCCGAGATACCTTTTGAAACAATACGGCTTTTGGTGTTTTTACCGATATGGATCATTTTTGTTCCTGTATCAGCCTGCTGCATGTTATTGGTAACAGCAACAGAATAAAATTCACCAATCGAATTATCCCCTTTAAGAATTACCGAAGGATATTTCCAGGTTATCGCTGAACCGGTTTCAACCTGAGTCCAGGAAATTTTAGAGAAAGCACCATCACACAAACCACGTTTTGTAACGAAGTTGTAGATACCACCTTTTCCATCTTTATCACCAGGATACCAGTTCTGAACAGTTGAATATTTCACATTTGCATTTTCATGTGCGAAAATTTCAACCACCGCAGCGTGCAACTGATTTTCATCACGCATTGGTGCAGTACAACCTTCAAGATAACTCACGTGACTGTCAGCATCTGCAACAATTAATGTACGTTCAAACTGACCTGTACCAGCCGCATTGATACGGAAATACGTGGAAAGCTCCATCGGGCATTTAACACCTTTTGGAATATATACGAACGATCCATCAGAAAATACTGCGGCATTCAGGGCTGCATAAAAATTATCTTTTGGCGGAACAACTGAGCCAAGATATTTTTTAACCAGATCCGGATGTTCACGAATGGCTTCACTGATCGAACAGAAAATAATTCCTTTTTCTCTTAGTGATTCCTTAAATGTTGTAAACACAGATTCCGAATCCATAACGGCATCAACCGCAATAGAAACACCTGAAAGCCTTTTTTGCTCATTTAAAGAAATTCCTAAACGCTGGAATGTATCACGCAATTCAGGATCTATATCATCCAGGCTTTCAACAACTTTTTTCTTTTTTGGTGCTGAATAATATTTAATTGCCTGAAAGTCAATTTTAGGATAATGTACATTTGGCCATTTAGGCTCAGGCATTTTCAGCCACATCGTAAAAGCCTTCAAACGCCACTCAAGCATCCATTCAGGTTCATTCTTTTTTGCGGAAATAAACCGTATAGTGCTCTCATCCAAGCCCATAGGAGCTTCGTCTGCTTCAATATCAGTTACAAATCCGTATTTGTATTCCGAACTGGTGATTTCCTCCAACAATTCTTCTTCTTTGCTCATAGTCTTATTTATATCACTCTATGGTTGTTATACATGTAACACACAGAAATGACATTGAGTTTATAGATAGACTCAAAAATACGTAAAATTCTGGACAAAGTTATGACCGGGATCATAACTTGTATCCAGAATTCGGTTATTTAGACGGATGAAATATTAGAGATAACTTCCTGACGAAAGATAATCCTTCACATATTCACTAACTCCTTCTTCCAATGTATGAAACGGCTTTGTGTAGCCAATTGCATGCAATTTGCTCATATTTGCCTGCGTAAAATACTGATATTTATCACGAATATCGGCCGGCGTATCGATGAAAGAAATGTCCGGCGTTTTATCCATGGCAAGGAAAGTATTCGTTACCAGATCTTTGAAAGTACGCGCTTTTCCGCTGCCAAGATTATATATGCCTGAATCTTTGCGGTGATGCATGAAGAATATACAAACGTCGATCAGATCCTTTACATAGATGAAGTCGCGCATTTGCTCGCCGTCTTTAAAATCAGGATTGTGCGAACGGAAAAGTTTCATTTTATCCGTTGCCTTAATCTGGTTGAATGCATGGAAAATAACCGAAGCCATACGTCCTTTGTGGTATTCGTTCGGTCCGTATACGTTGAAAAATTTCAAACCAACCCAGAAGAAAGGTTTTTTCTCCTGCTTCAATGCCCAGATATCGAAATCGTTTTTAGAATCTCCATAAGGATTCAACGGTTTCAGTTGTGGAATAAGAGATTCGTTATCATCGTATCCAAGTTCTCCCAATCCGTAAGTTGCTGCTGATGAGGCATAAACCAATGGAATTTGATAGGCAACGCATTTCTCCCAGATCTGTTTCGAATAATCAAGATTGAGCTCGTTGAAGATATCTACATCGAACTCCGTAGTATCGGTTCTGGCACCGATGTGAAAAATGAACTCAACATCCCTGTTGTTTTCATCAAGCCATTCAAATAAAGAACTACGTTCAACACGCTCTTTAATTGTCTTTCCTTCCAGATTCTCTGCCTTCTCGATTTTTGAGAAATCGTCAACGGCAATGATGTTACTAAAGCCTTCCTGGTTGAGTCTGCTGATCAGACCGCTCCCGATAAATCCGGCTGCACCTGTTACTATAATCATATTAGATTATTTGTTTAATGAGGTTAAACTGTAAAAAGAATGCCAGATAAGAGGAATTCTTTTGTTCAATCTACTCATGAAATTTTCTTTTTAAATTGTATTTTTTTGAGTTAACCACTAATATTTTTACAAAACTACCGATACAAGATGTAATTTTGTAACATTATTAGAAAGGGAAGGGAAAATTTATGATTTACGTAACGAGAAAAGAGCATTTCAACGCAGCTCACCGGCTTTTTAACCCGGCTTGGTCAGAAGAGAAAAATCAGGAGGTATTCGGGCCTTGCGCCAATAATAACTGGC
The nucleotide sequence above comes from Dyadobacter subterraneus. Encoded proteins:
- a CDS encoding cation:proton antiporter domain-containing protein, which translates into the protein MTHVPQLIVDLSLILTMAGIITIIFKKLKQPIVLGYILAGLIVGPNFSIFPTITDIKTIEIWAEIGVIFLLFNLGLEFSFKKLVKVGSTAAITGLFEVTLMLVTGFVTGQLLGWTKIDSLFLGGIIAISSTTIIFRAFEELGLKTQQFTSVVFGILVIEDLTAVLLMVLLSTLSISQQFAGMEMLESIAKLFFFLILWFLGGIFIFPTLLRRFRNLMNDESVLITSIALCFGMVFLVTKAGFSAALGAFIMGSILAETTHAEKIEHLLKPVKDLFGAIFFISVGMLINPKLLVEYAVPTAILVFVVILGKTTYVTMGAVISGQPLKKSIQAGMSLSQIGEFSFIIANLGLSLKVTSEFLYPIAVGVSVITTFTTPYMMKASEPFYDWFDKRLPESWRSRLNRYSSSTATIAKTTHWNLILQSYAQTVVLNSVVIIGIVSIMSRQIAPQIFQRVPKTYVTLSAFFALTFLFISPFIWALIFKRSNRKAYSALWLSRKYSRGPLLLLELSRVLIGIILMGFLLDSFFETPTALMIAGGIMVLAVGIFYQRLQLFYSKIEDRFLQNLNARQLEGSGKSKKILLPWDAHFAFLEVSPDSSLIGKSLQQLGIRESFGINVVLIERGTKTIQLPRPTEVLYPYDRIEVIGTDDQLDNFRGHVEISRNGEAYLAQEDKITLQRIEVKSEFNIIGKSIRNSQIREQTHGMVVGLERNGERILNPDSSVIIEKEDVLWVAGERDLIKDYIQRKDSIW
- the sufB gene encoding Fe-S cluster assembly protein SufB, producing the protein MSKEEELLEEITSSEYKYGFVTDIEADEAPMGLDESTIRFISAKKNEPEWMLEWRLKAFTMWLKMPEPKWPNVHYPKIDFQAIKYYSAPKKKKVVESLDDIDPELRDTFQRLGISLNEQKRLSGVSIAVDAVMDSESVFTTFKESLREKGIIFCSISEAIREHPDLVKKYLGSVVPPKDNFYAALNAAVFSDGSFVYIPKGVKCPMELSTYFRINAAGTGQFERTLIVADADSHVSYLEGCTAPMRDENQLHAAVVEIFAHENANVKYSTVQNWYPGDKDGKGGIYNFVTKRGLCDGAFSKISWTQVETGSAITWKYPSVILKGDNSIGEFYSVAVTNNMQQADTGTKMIHIGKNTKSRIVSKGISAGKSQNSYRGLVQVFKKADKARNFSQCDSLLLGDKCGAHTFPYIEVSNPSATVEHEATTSKIGEDILFYCNQRGIPTEQAVALIVNGYAKEVLNQLPMEFAVEAQKLLEISLEGSVG
- the rfaD gene encoding ADP-glyceromanno-heptose 6-epimerase; this encodes MIIVTGAAGFIGSGLISRLNQEGFSNIIAVDDFSKIEKAENLEGKTIKERVERSSLFEWLDENNRDVEFIFHIGARTDTTEFDVDIFNELNLDYSKQIWEKCVAYQIPLVYASSAATYGLGELGYDDNESLIPQLKPLNPYGDSKNDFDIWALKQEKKPFFWVGLKFFNVYGPNEYHKGRMASVIFHAFNQIKATDKMKLFRSHNPDFKDGEQMRDFIYVKDLIDVCIFFMHHRKDSGIYNLGSGKARTFKDLVTNTFLAMDKTPDISFIDTPADIRDKYQYFTQANMSKLHAIGYTKPFHTLEEGVSEYVKDYLSSGSYL